From a single Mycolicibacterium moriokaense genomic region:
- the gltX gene encoding glutamate--tRNA ligase has product MTPSTDMRVRFCPSPTGTPHVGLIRTALFNWAYARHCGGTFVFRLEDTDAQRDSEESYLALLDALSWLGLNYDEGPDIGGPYAPYRQSERREIYRDVLARLVESGEAYEAFSTAEEVEARHVAAGRNPKLGYDNYDRELTEAQRTAFIAEGRRPVLRLRMPDEDITWHDLVRGETTFAAGVVPDFALTRASGDPLYTLVNPVDDALMKITHVLRGEDLLPSTPRQIALYQALIRIGVAEWIPEFAHLPSVLGDGNKKLSKRDPQSNLFMHRERGFIPEGLLNYLALLGWGIAEDRDVFSLDEMVAAFDVVDVNSNPARFDQKKADALNAEHIRLLSEEDFTARLAAFFATHGHDTGLDEAQFAEAARLVQTRIVVLGDAWDLLKFLNDAEFALDEKAAAKELGPDAVAVLDAALGALEAIGEWTTGEIEKALKDSLLEKLALKPRKAFGPIRVAATGATVSPPLFESLELLGRDRSLHRLRAGRDHAAAAAAHA; this is encoded by the coding sequence ATGACACCAAGCACCGATATGCGGGTGCGGTTCTGCCCATCGCCGACGGGCACACCGCACGTCGGTCTGATCCGCACAGCGCTGTTCAACTGGGCGTATGCTCGCCATTGCGGCGGCACGTTCGTGTTCCGGCTCGAGGACACCGACGCCCAGCGCGACAGCGAGGAAAGCTATCTGGCGCTGCTGGATGCCCTGAGTTGGTTGGGACTCAACTACGACGAGGGCCCCGATATCGGTGGTCCGTATGCGCCGTACCGGCAGTCAGAGCGCCGCGAGATCTACCGTGACGTGCTCGCGCGCCTCGTGGAATCCGGCGAGGCCTACGAGGCGTTCTCGACAGCAGAGGAAGTGGAGGCGCGGCACGTCGCGGCGGGCCGAAATCCCAAGCTGGGCTACGACAATTACGATCGCGAACTGACCGAGGCACAGCGCACCGCGTTCATCGCCGAAGGGCGCAGGCCGGTGCTTCGACTACGGATGCCCGACGAGGACATCACCTGGCACGATCTCGTACGCGGGGAGACGACGTTCGCCGCGGGCGTCGTCCCGGATTTCGCGTTGACCCGCGCCAGCGGAGATCCGTTGTACACCTTGGTCAATCCCGTCGACGACGCGCTGATGAAGATCACGCACGTGCTGCGCGGCGAGGATCTGCTGCCGTCCACACCGCGCCAGATCGCGCTGTATCAGGCGCTGATCCGAATCGGCGTCGCCGAATGGATACCCGAATTCGCCCATCTGCCAAGCGTGCTCGGAGACGGCAACAAGAAGCTGTCCAAACGCGATCCGCAGTCGAACCTGTTCATGCACCGCGAACGTGGCTTCATTCCCGAGGGCCTGCTGAACTACCTCGCGCTGCTGGGCTGGGGCATCGCCGAGGACCGCGACGTCTTCAGCCTCGACGAGATGGTGGCCGCCTTCGACGTCGTGGACGTGAACTCCAACCCGGCACGCTTCGACCAGAAGAAGGCGGACGCGCTCAACGCCGAACACATCCGGCTGTTGAGCGAGGAGGATTTCACCGCGCGGCTGGCGGCGTTCTTCGCCACCCACGGGCACGACACCGGGCTCGACGAGGCGCAGTTCGCGGAGGCCGCCCGGTTGGTGCAGACCCGGATCGTCGTGCTCGGCGACGCGTGGGACCTGCTGAAGTTCCTCAACGACGCCGAGTTCGCGCTCGACGAGAAGGCCGCGGCCAAGGAGCTCGGCCCGGACGCCGTGGCGGTCCTGGACGCCGCTCTCGGTGCGCTCGAGGCGATCGGGGAGTGGACCACCGGCGAGATCGAAAAGGCCCTCAAGGACTCGCTGTTGGAGAAACTGGCGCTCAAGCCGCGCAAGGCGTTCGGCCCGATCCGGGTCGCGGCCACCGGCGCGACGGTCAGCCCGCCGCTGTTCGAGTCGCTCGAGCTGTTGGGTCGAGACCGCAGCCTGCACCGGCTGCGGGCGGGTCGTGACCACGCTGCCGCCGCCGCAGCCCACGCGTGA